CCAGGAGCTCCATCATGCTCATGGGGCGCAGTGCGTCGATCTGGCTGTCGCTCATGCGGATCGGCACCTTCGGCTCCTGATCCCGCAATTGCCGGATGTACCAGTCCGTGTTGAGCAGGCTGAGGTTGACCACCCGCACATCCTTCCTCACGCCGCACACTTCCTGCAAGAACCAGAGCGGGAAGGTGTCATTGTCGCCATTGGTAAACACGATCGCGTCTTTGTCGCACGTCTGGAGCAGGTTGTACGAATAGTCGCTCGGCACGTAGTCGCCAGTGCGGTCATGCGAGTGAAAATTGAAAGCAAAAAGGTTAATCGGCGCTGCAACCACGAGGACCAGGGCTGCACCCGCAATCGCCAGCTCCCTGATCTTGCCGCGCTGTTTGAACGCCTCTCCGATCCATTCCAAGATGGCCGACACGCCCACGCCCACCCAAATGGCAAAGGCAAAGAACGAGCCCACGTAGACATAGTCCCGTTCCCGGGGCTGCGGGTCTTCCTGATTCAGGTAGACAACGATCGCCACGCCGGTCATCACAAAGAGCGCCAACACCGGCAACGCTCGTTTCCAGTCCCTGAAGAAATGGTGCACCATCCCGAACAGCCCTATCAGGAAAGGCAAGGCGTAAAGTCCGCGCAGAGATATGGTTTCCACGATGTAGCCATCGCTGCCGATGGTATTGCCCTTGCCGATGAACTGCCAGCCGAAGTAGCGCCAGTACATCTTCTTCAGCTGATAGTTCAGAAAGAAATCGACCTGCTTACCAAACTGATAGAACTTGTAGTTTTCCCCGGGATATCTCTGCCTGAACTCCCACTCGAACGGGATATTCGGAAACCGGCGGGGCAAAATCCCCCAGGTGCCGTACTGCTCGCGGTTGAGGTAGCGCACCATGCCCGCAGCCGTCTCAGGGTCGTTCTCATCAATCGCCGGGTCGAGGTTGGAACGGATGTAGAGGGCAGTGTAGGTGGAGTACCCCAACACGATGAGGAAGAGCGACATCACCGAGAGCGCAACCCAGCGTCGGCGCTCGCTCACCGCCACCCCGGCGGCAATGAGCAGGGCCAGCATGAGAAGCAAAACCACCTCGATGAATGTCTTTTCCGCAAGGTAAGGGATGCCCTTGATGACTCCAGGGTAGATTGCCACAAAGATCGTTGTCCCCACTCCCAAGGTGAGGGCTAACTGCGCATATCTCTTGCCGGCTTCGCTCAGCTTGCCTCGCGAGTAGAAATAGTGCCCCACCAGGTAGATGGCAAGTCCGATGTACACGAACCTGAAGACCATGCCAATGAACGCGCACGCCCCAAGAATGGCGGCAGCTATGACCAAGTGTATGACAAACTCTTTGAACGAGGCTGGTTTGCAGGTTCGGAAATAGAAAATCAAGAAAACAAAGGGCAGAGCCAAGATGTTGAGCAGGTGTACCCCGATGGCCAAGCCCACACAGTAGGCAATCATCAACAAGTAACGGTCACTGCGGGGATCGTCGGCTTTCTCCATCCACTTCATAATCAGCCACACGACCGCGGCGGTGAAAAACATGCTCAGCGCGTAGACTTCGGCCTCCACCGCATTGAACCAAAAAGAGTCCGTGAAGGCAAAGGCAAGGG
This is a stretch of genomic DNA from Calditrichota bacterium. It encodes these proteins:
- a CDS encoding DUF2723 domain-containing protein, which gives rise to LAFAFTDSFWFNAVEAEVYALSMFFTAAVVWLIMKWMEKADDPRSDRYLLMIAYCVGLAIGVHLLNILALPFVFLIFYFRTCKPASFKEFVIHLVIAAAILGACAFIGMVFRFVYIGLAIYLVGHYFYSRGKLSEAGKRYAQLALTLGVGTTIFVAIYPGVIKGIPYLAEKTFIEVVLLLMLALLIAAGVAVSERRRWVALSVMSLFLIVLGYSTYTALYIRSNLDPAIDENDPETAAGMVRYLNREQYGTWGILPRRFPNIPFEWEFRQRYPGENYKFYQFGKQVDFFLNYQLKKMYWRYFGWQFIGKGNTIGSDGYIVETISLRGLYALPFLIGLFGMVHHFFRDWKRALPVLALFVMTGVAIVVYLNQEDPQPRERDYVYVGSFFAFAIWVGVGVSAILEWIGEAFKQRGKIRELAIAGAALVLVVAAPINLFAFNFHSHDRTGDYVPSDYSYNLLQTCDKDAIVFTNGDNDTFPLWFLQEVCGVRKDVRVVNLSLLNTDWYIRQLRDQEPKVPIRMSDSQIDALRPMSMMELL